DNA sequence from the Leptospirillum ferrooxidans C2-3 genome:
GATTTTCGCTCATTGCCAATCATGTCTTCATTCGGTTATCCGATCATTTTTGATGCAACGCATGCTGTACAGAGTCCTGGAGGCAGTGGTGACAGGTCGGGAGGAGATCGCAGGTTTGCTCCATCGCTTGCCCGCGCCGCCCTTGCTGTCGGGTGTCAGGGATTGTTTATGGAAGTTCATCCTGATCCGGACCACGCACCTAGCGATGGCCCGAACATGATACCTTTGTCAAAGCTGGAAGCTCTGATTGCCGGATTGCTTCCCTTTCATGAAGCCAGAAAAAAAATGGGGCCAGATCCTTTGTTTGGTCAGGGTGGGTCTTGATGGAATTTTCCCCGCAGGATCATCTCGTTAATCAGGGCCGGGCCATTCTGGAATCAGAAGCGAAATCGTTGTCAGAAATGGCAAGCCGGCTGGGCGATGATTTTTCCAATGCGATTCATCTTATTCTTTCCAGAGAAGGAAAGGTGGTTGTGACCGGGTTGGGAAAATCGGGGCATGTCGCAAGAAAAATCGCGGCAACTTTGTCTTCAACGGGAACTTCTGCTTTTTTTCTTCATCCTGCAGAGGCTCTCCATGGTGATCTCGGAATGATCGACAAGGGAGATACGGTTCTTGCCCTTTCCAAATCAGGCAACACTGCGGAGATTATGGCCTTGATTCCCTTTCTGAAGAGGCTTTCGATTCCGATTATTTCAATGGTCGCCAGATCCGATTCTGAAATGGCTGGTGTCTCTGATGTTGTTCTTGCTACAGGAGTCGAGACTGAAGCAGGACTTCATGGAATTGCGCCAACGTCTTCCACTACGGCGATGATGGCTTTGGGTGACGCTCTGGCTTTGGTACTTCTTTCCGAAAGACGTTTTGGTGTCACGGATTTTGCCAACCTTCACCCAGGGGGTGCTCTTGGCAGACGATACTTTCTCAGGGTCTCTTCCATCATGCATAAGGGAAGCTCTATTCCTTCCGTTCAAGCCGGGACTTCACTTGGTGACGCCATCATAGAAATGACCGGAAAAAAGCTTGGATTGACCACTATTCTGTCGGAAAACGGCACCCTTCTTGGAATTCTGACCGACGGAGATCTTCGTCGGGCAATATCCATGGTTTCAAAAATTTCCTCTGATTCAATGGGCTCATCCCTGCTCTCCCGCCCTGTAGAGGAGTTCATGTCCACCCATCCTGTCACGATCAGTGGTAATACCCTGGCATCGGAAGCGGTCCGTATTATGGAAGAAAAAAAAATCTCCCAACTGGTTGTACTGGCAGACAATGATAATAAGTTGGAAGGAGTCTTGCATTTTCATGATTGCCTTCGGGAGAAAATCGTTTGATGAGGATTTCTCCGTCACCGAGGGTGATTCGTGATTTTCGGCGAGTTCGTGGCCTTGTCATGGATGTCGATGGAGTATTGACCGATGGCCTGATTTCATATGGTGTTGATGATGAAGAGATGAAGTCCTTCAGTTTGAGAGATGGCCATGGTCTTGTGCTTCTGAGACGAGCGGGGGTCAGGCTTGCCCTTTTATCAGGTCGAGATTCAAAGGCAATCAGACGCCGAATGAAGGAACTTGGTATTGAGGATGGATATCTGGGTGTTCGGGAAAAACTTCCAATATTTCAATCGATCCTCCAGAAGTGGAACCTCTTTTCCGAAGAAATCCTTTTTATTGGGGATGATGTGGTCGATCTTCCCGTAATGAGAATCTCTGGACTTGCGATTACAGTTCCGGAAGCTCCATGGGTTGTTCGGCGCGAGGCAGATTGGGTGACAAGGTTGCCTGGCGGAAATGGCGCGGTACGGGAAATCGCTGACTGGATTCTTCTGGGACGATCAGCCGATATTTCTGAGACGAGGTGTAATCAGGACGGAGATTCTCCATGAATCTTGCCAATGGAATCACTCTTGGTCGTATCGTTTTGATTCCAGTCCTGGTTCTTTTATTTTTCCGGGAGCGTTCGGGTACAGCTTTCTGGTCAGCATGCCTTTATGTTGTGGCTTCCTCTACAGATCTTCTTGATGGTTATATTGCAAGACGTTACAACATGGTCACAACGTTGGGAAAGCTTCTGGACCCTATTGCGGACAAGATCCTTGTCACAACAGGACTCTTTTTGTTGGTTGATGAGCATCTCCTTCCTGTAGCGCTGGCGATCCTTATTGTTGCAAGAGAGCTGGCTGTCTCGGGTCTCCGTGCGATTGCCTCGGCAGACGGAATTATCATTCCGGCGGAATCTCTTGGAAAAGCCAAGATGGTTTTTCAGACGATCTCCCTGACCATCCTTATCTGGAATCAAAGACTTCTTTTAATTCCTGGAATCAAAAATCCTGTTAATCTTCATTCCCTAGGGATGTTTTTCTTCTGGATTTCGCTGATATTAACTCTTGTGTCAGGCGTATGGTATTTCAGGTGGTATCTCAGGCTTTCTGGAGTCTCTTCTTCAGGTTCAGAGGAAAAAGAATGAACGATCCTATGCATGAAGTTCTTTTTTCAGCCCTTATGGGCTATTTTTTGGGATCGTTTCCTGCAGGGGTGGTTGCAGGGAAGATCAAGGGAGTGGATCTTCGGAAAGAGGGAAGTGGCAATATCGGTTTTACCAATGCATACAGGGTGTTGGGGAAGGACTTTTCTGGAAAGCTCCTGAGTGTGATGGTGCTGGTTTGGGATATGGGAAAGGGGTTGTTGGCGACAATGCTTGCTGCCTCTATTTTTCATTCCCATGAGTCTGTCGCTTATGCTGCCCTTTTCTCTGTTCTTGGCCATCTTTACCCTGTCTGGCTGAAGTTTCGGGGCGGGAAAGGTGTTGCTGTCGGATTTGGCGCGATTCTCGGTGTTTGTCCTCCACTTGGGGTAACTCTGATCGCGATCTGGGTGACGATATTTGCCCTGACAAGAATTTCATCGCTTTCTGCTCTGGTCTCCTATTTTCTCTTGCCAATTCTCGCTGCCGCCCTGGTGAGAACGCATCATCTTGATCCAGTGATCTTTCCCCCTATGCCGATGATCTCAGTTCTGATCTGGTGGCATCATCGTGAGAATATTCGCCGCCTCTTGTCCGGAAATGAAAAAAACCTCAAAAAATCCTGATCAATGAATTTATTCCTGAAACAAGCTTTCCTATAAAGATTTCAATTCTGCGAACCTAAAAAGATCAATTTTGTAAAAATTCAATAATAAAAATGAAACATTTTTTGTTTTGTATATAAAATTATATTATGAAAGGTTTGACTTTTTTTTCGTCTTTAGAGAAAATATCGCCCATTGAGTTGTTGGTCAGATACCCAGAGTGGTCCTTGCTTTATTCCTTATAATAGCTTCGAATCGCATGAGATTAACCAATATGTATTGGATGGGCCATCCATGAACATACCGTCGCCGAAAAAAAATCGAAAAACATATACGCTCCTTTTTATCCCTTCTCCATCAGACAAGGTTGTCCGGGTCGATATTTCTCCGAGAATCCTTTATGTAGGGTGGGTCCTCTCTGCTGTTTTCCTGACTGTTTTCCTGACTTTTTCGGTTATAGCCTATTCGCTTCTTCATAAAGAAAGCCAAATGGTTGCTCTTGCCCATCAGAGCCAGCAACAAAAAGAAGAGATTGTGAGAATCTACTCACGTCTTCAAGAGGTTCATGCGAGGCTTCTGGATTTAACCAAAAAAGAAGATCGTATTCGGATGATTATGGATCCGGATGGTACCGATCCTGATGCTGGTCAGCTTCAGGGTGTTGGTGGTCCTGAGTCTCTTGCCGCTGCCGCCGTTCTGATTCAGAAAGGGCAAAACGGCATGATCGAGTTGATGGAAGAAATGGATCGCCAGTTTACTCATCTCGGTTCAGGGATGCGATATCAGGAGGGAAGTCTGGTTTCGCTCAAACAAAAAATTATTGACAGGGCGCAATTATGGGCGAGCACGCCCAGTATTTGGCCAACTCATGGTGTTTTAACCTCAGGATTTGGATGGAGAAATTCCCCATTCGGGGTGGGTCGGGACTTTCACCCTGGGATTGATATTGCAGGTCGTGTCGGTCTTCCTGTTATTGCAACTGCATCAGGCGTGGTCAGTTTTTCAGGGTGGGACCAGGGATTTGGGAAGTCGGTCCGGATTGATCATGCAAACGGTTTTGAAACACTTTATGCCCATCTGGATCAGGTTGTTGTCTATGAAAATGAAAAAGTGACAAGAGGAGAGATTATCGGTTACTTGGGTAATACCGGTTTGTCTACTGGCCCTCATCTCCATTATGGTGTTCTCCGGAACAGGGTGCCGGTTGATCCAACAAGATATATTATCGATTTCTAGAGTTCTGTCTTCCTGATGACTGCCAGCTGCCACTTTTCCCGTCTTTTTTGAAAAATCTGCTTATTGTGATTACAATGAAACTGTGTGGGGCTATGTGATTGCCTTTTGAGAGTGATTTCATGCCAAGACGAAAGGACTGGATTGATCGGTATTCGTCCATTAAAGCTCAGAGGTAAGGTTGCTGCTTTTTCCCTTGTTCTTCTCGGGGTCATTTTTTTATCAAATTTATATGCAATTCTCAGTCTTTATCATCTTCATGTCATACTTGTTAGTCTCAAAGATACTTCGGTTCGGGGACTCCTTACCGTTTCCAAGCTGCAGCATCAGATCGGAATGGCATTGCCGGATGAAAAACGGTTTTTGTTTTTTTCTCCGATGCCTCCCACAGAAAGACCTTCCGTCGAGAAGGACTTGTCTTTGGGGCGGGTCCTGTTGTTTGGCCTTGCTCCGCCTTCCCCACAGGCAAGAGTTCTGCTAAATGAGTCCTTGAAAGATATTGCCTCTTACCAAAGTGTCATTGATCGTGAATGGGCTGCGTTGATCTCCGGACACCGGGACCAGGCCATAAGAATTTCTCAGACAGAATCCTCTCCGATCCTTATTCATCTGGCCTCTCTTTTAAAAGGGTTGAGGGCTGAGTTCTCCCTGGATCTTGAAAACAAGATTACCCAGACCACCCAAGAGCAGTCTCAGATGACAACCATCAGTGTCGAACTTTTGTCTGTAGGGATTTTTCTTGTCATGCTTCTTT
Encoded proteins:
- a CDS encoding KdsC family phosphatase, which encodes MRISPSPRVIRDFRRVRGLVMDVDGVLTDGLISYGVDDEEMKSFSLRDGHGLVLLRRAGVRLALLSGRDSKAIRRRMKELGIEDGYLGVREKLPIFQSILQKWNLFSEEILFIGDDVVDLPVMRISGLAITVPEAPWVVRREADWVTRLPGGNGAVREIADWILLGRSADISETRCNQDGDSP
- the plsY gene encoding glycerol-3-phosphate 1-O-acyltransferase PlsY; its protein translation is MNDPMHEVLFSALMGYFLGSFPAGVVAGKIKGVDLRKEGSGNIGFTNAYRVLGKDFSGKLLSVMVLVWDMGKGLLATMLAASIFHSHESVAYAALFSVLGHLYPVWLKFRGGKGVAVGFGAILGVCPPLGVTLIAIWVTIFALTRISSLSALVSYFLLPILAAALVRTHHLDPVIFPPMPMISVLIWWHHRENIRRLLSGNEKNLKKS
- the pgsA gene encoding CDP-diacylglycerol--glycerol-3-phosphate 3-phosphatidyltransferase, with the protein product MNLANGITLGRIVLIPVLVLLFFRERSGTAFWSACLYVVASSTDLLDGYIARRYNMVTTLGKLLDPIADKILVTTGLFLLVDEHLLPVALAILIVARELAVSGLRAIASADGIIIPAESLGKAKMVFQTISLTILIWNQRLLLIPGIKNPVNLHSLGMFFFWISLILTLVSGVWYFRWYLRLSGVSSSGSEEKE
- a CDS encoding KpsF/GutQ family sugar-phosphate isomerase, with protein sequence MEFSPQDHLVNQGRAILESEAKSLSEMASRLGDDFSNAIHLILSREGKVVVTGLGKSGHVARKIAATLSSTGTSAFFLHPAEALHGDLGMIDKGDTVLALSKSGNTAEIMALIPFLKRLSIPIISMVARSDSEMAGVSDVVLATGVETEAGLHGIAPTSSTTAMMALGDALALVLLSERRFGVTDFANLHPGGALGRRYFLRVSSIMHKGSSIPSVQAGTSLGDAIIEMTGKKLGLTTILSENGTLLGILTDGDLRRAISMVSKISSDSMGSSLLSRPVEEFMSTHPVTISGNTLASEAVRIMEEKKISQLVVLADNDNKLEGVLHFHDCLREKIV
- a CDS encoding M23 family metallopeptidase encodes the protein MNIPSPKKNRKTYTLLFIPSPSDKVVRVDISPRILYVGWVLSAVFLTVFLTFSVIAYSLLHKESQMVALAHQSQQQKEEIVRIYSRLQEVHARLLDLTKKEDRIRMIMDPDGTDPDAGQLQGVGGPESLAAAAVLIQKGQNGMIELMEEMDRQFTHLGSGMRYQEGSLVSLKQKIIDRAQLWASTPSIWPTHGVLTSGFGWRNSPFGVGRDFHPGIDIAGRVGLPVIATASGVVSFSGWDQGFGKSVRIDHANGFETLYAHLDQVVVYENEKVTRGEIIGYLGNTGLSTGPHLHYGVLRNRVPVDPTRYIIDF